tttgtgaggtcagacactgatgtggaacgagaaggtctggctcgcagtctccactctaattcatcccaaagatgttgtaccgggttgaggtcaggactctgtgcaggccagtcaagttcttccacaccaactggctcatccgtgtctttgtggaccttgctttgtgcactggtatacagtcatgctggaacaggaaggggtcatccccaaactgttcccacaaagttgggagcatgaaattgtccaaaatctcttggtgctgaagcattaagagttcctttcactggaactaaggggccgagcccaactcctgaaaaacacccccacaccatgatcccccctccaccaaactttacacttggcacaatgcagtcagacgagtaccattctcctggcaaccgccaaacccagacaggtttgccagatagagaagcatgattggtcactccagagaacacgtctccactactctagagtccagtggctgcgcattacaccactgcattcaacgctttgcattacacttggtgatgtaaggcttggctgcagctgctcggccatggaaacccattccatgaagctctttaagctgttcttgagctgatctgaaggccacatgaagtttggaggtctgtagtgattgactctacagaaagttggtgacctctgcgcactatgcccctcagcatccgctgaccgctctgtcattttacgtggccgaccacttcgtggctgagttgctgtcgttcccaatcgcttccactttgttataatcccactgacagttgactgtggaatatttagtagtgaggaaatttcacgactggacttgttgcacaggtggcgtcctatcatggtaccactctggaattcactgagctcctgaaagcgacccattctttcacaaatatgagtgaatatttttggcagtatagtgtatattagtCATAACCCACCCTACAGGAATGGCTATGGTGATTTTCTTAATATATTGATTTAATAGGACACATTTATTGTAGTTAGCCAACAGTAAAGCATTCTCATAGTAAACAACTCACCTGAATAAGTAAACAGCATGTTTTCATAATTTTGGTGATTGTTTCAGGGGTCTGCGGTTCATTCAGGtcctcctgcagagtttagtggaaggagagagagacgagaaCAACCCCAACCTGATCAGGGTCAACGTCACAAAGGCCTACGAGATTGCCCTGAAGAAATACCACGGCTGGCTGGTTCAGAAACTCTTTAAAGTAAGAGCATGTTCAGACCTTTACTCACCAAACACAACTTATTTGTTCTCTTCTTCTCAAGAGACAAAAACATCACATTATTTTATTCGCCCTTAGTTTGAGTTTTGCAAACTTTTGCTGGTGACATGAACTCACTGACCAATCTCTGCTGTTCATATAGTGACAACCAAGATGATGAAATGGTTGTGTTCCTGCAACTGGAACTTTTTCACGAATGTCAGTAGATCAGAATCTCCAAAAGCAGGCAAAACATCAAGTTATGTGTGAAAGCACTCAAAGTTTCAGCTTCTGAATAAAGTGATGAAACTCTTCACacttttccacaataaaaaGTAGCCCAGTTTGACCATTTGCACATTGTGTAGGTTTATTGTTGGGAAAGACGAAGTGGCAGGCTGCATGTGTAAGTCCTTTGATTTATTGTAAACGCTGAAGGAAATTAAACTACAAAAGTGACTAAACACGTAAGAAGCACTCGTGGCAAAatgcagacagaaagaaaacaaaagacaaaggCACATGAATTAAACTGGATAACAAACGAGAAATAATTCACACAGGCCCTGTGAGAACAAAACACCAAGCACGCACAAAGCACGCAATCAGGGGCATAAATACACATAGAACAAACCAGAAACCCCAGTGAGAGGGTGGGGCTATAGACAACAGACAAATGACAAGAAAGCTGGACCAGAGAGGAGACAAAGACCAGAGcagcaacaaaagcacatggcccATCTAAAGAAAAGCCCATGGAAAATTCTCATTCAcacccattcattgaggactcgctcatgGGCACCCTCTGGcattttgcagtcctgtttttgatataatgggggacataggaagaggccaggctcctcataaaccaacTCTGCTTCTAGCATGTGAACTTTACTTTCATCATGGTGGCCACGCTTTTTTGTTGAAATGCATCACTGTAAATTACGATTGTTAATTAAATAGTTTGGTGAAAGTTCCAGTGTCCTTCTTAATGCAAATGTAGGCAATTggccaaaacatgttttagcactggagctacaaagctaacagGTATCAATTAATGGAAGCTAATACCCCACGAATTAGCACGGTGCTAACCGAATGCCTAAATCAGTGCAAACTTGCTTCAAGCCATGTTGTGAAATACTCTCTGATAGACTTTCTTACACTGGACCTCATACTGTAATCCATAAACATGGACAGAAGTACTTTAgtgtagctaaaaacagtagcaaccATCATGAAATCTGAATTTATTCGTACTttcgtctttttttttaaacaatgaagccaacttcagataccaaatatgtcttggctgactggcTGCATTTAGGATGAGCAGAAAAACGAGAAAATATTATTAGCAGTTAACTTCTACTGATGACTTATTGCTTTCCTTCCTCTAGGCGGCGCTGTACGCTGCTCCCTACAAGTCAGACTTCCTCAAAGCTCTCTCGAAAGGTCGGGAGGTGAAGGAGGAGGACTGTCTGGACAAAGTGCGTCAGTTCCTGGTCAACTACACGGCCACTATAGACGCCATCTACGAGATGTACACCAAGATGAATGCTGAGCTGGACTACAAAGCATGATTACCATTACATCACTGTTCCCTCCTACTGACTGCTTCTCAAACTGCTCTGCTTCTAATTGGACGTTCTTCTCCTAAAGGACCAAGCTGCTTCATATTGGACTTCTGGATGATCAGTCAGCATCCATAAAAAGCTGGGTTTCTCAGAGTTTCTTGTTAGCTATTATGACAGCAGGAGTGCTCTGAACTTTTGTCTTAGTAAATTTGCTGTCCTCTACAGGGTCAGTGACGGTCAGCAGTGACGCCTGGAGAAAGCTGTGTACTGCAGGGTCTGCTGTGTTATGGGGGTTTGTTTTATAGTCTTTCCCAAAACGAAGAGCAACAAACTGAACCTACCTAGCAGCACAACCTAAGACCAATACAAGTCACTACTAAATTATCATTTACATATGTAACTGTATGGTTATAGTATCCTGTGGAAAACTTGATTTCTGGATTTATTTGCACTGACTTATTGAATcagtcagtttttttgtttttctttattcagttatCATCTATAAAACTTGCTCCCCAAAACCAGATTTGGTAAACAAATGTCTCAGGTCCCAACTTGTAGTACTGCAATGGAACTTCTTAGGCCATCCAGCATCTACCAGTGTAGGCTCTGGAGTTTCATAGACTCTATTCTTCCTGTTTTTGCCACTAAAATAAAGTCCTAAAGCTCCCAGTGGGGTGACCGACAGTAAAATAGTCAGtcaacaaaatatgacaatgaagTTAAACCCAAAAAGGGAGTTAAGGAACTGCATAAGATGGACTAAAATGGAAATGAGAAAAATGCGGGTCACCTTTCTCATAAATATAGTATGTTTTTGAAATTGTACTCAAGTGCATATAACTAAAGTAGTTACAACTGACTGTTCTAGGAATGCACTAAAATTATTAAACTGAGC
This sequence is a window from Pygocentrus nattereri isolate fPygNat1 chromosome 20, fPygNat1.pri, whole genome shotgun sequence. Protein-coding genes within it:
- the gltpa gene encoding glycolipid transfer protein, producing the protein MALLMEHQFKPLPADKQVETRPFLEAVSHLPPFFDCLGSTVFAPVKADIAGNITKIKVVYDSNPGRFKTLQQILEAEKEMHGAEWPKVGATLALMWLKRGLRFIQVLLQSLVEGERDENNPNLIRVNVTKAYEIALKKYHGWLVQKLFKAALYAAPYKSDFLKALSKGREVKEEDCLDKVRQFLVNYTATIDAIYEMYTKMNAELDYKA